From one Bacteroides fragilis NCTC 9343 genomic stretch:
- a CDS encoding outer membrane beta-barrel protein — protein sequence MKKLMWIVCLLVVSVTAQAQFEKGKWIVNPSVTGLGLSYSKSEKTQFGLQAQGGAFLVDNVALMLTAGANWSKPEDKYTLGVGGRYYFDKCGIYLGAGLKMNRYNWKVGDTTDFAFGAEAGYAFFLTRTVTIEPAVYYDLSFKDSDLSKFGLKVGFGFYF from the coding sequence ATGAAGAAATTAATGTGGATCGTATGTCTGCTTGTCGTTTCAGTGACGGCACAGGCACAGTTTGAGAAAGGAAAGTGGATTGTGAATCCCTCGGTGACGGGACTTGGACTTTCGTACAGTAAGTCTGAGAAAACCCAGTTCGGGTTGCAGGCGCAAGGCGGTGCTTTCCTGGTGGATAATGTGGCACTGATGCTCACGGCCGGAGCCAATTGGAGCAAACCGGAAGATAAGTACACACTGGGTGTGGGTGGAAGATATTATTTCGACAAATGCGGCATTTATCTCGGAGCCGGATTGAAGATGAATCGCTATAACTGGAAAGTAGGAGACACGACCGACTTTGCCTTCGGTGCGGAGGCTGGCTATGCGTTTTTCCTGACACGGACTGTTACCATCGAACCGGCTGTCTATTATGATTTGAGTTTCAAAGACAGTGATTTGTCGAAGTTCGGACTGAAAGTAGGCTTCGGATTCTACTTCTGA
- a CDS encoding chromate transporter, with translation MIYLQLFYTFFKIGLFGFGGGYAMLSMIQGEVVTRYDWVSTQEFTDIVAISQSTPGPIGINAATYVGFTATGSIWGSVIATFAVVLPSFILMLTISKFFLKYQKHPAVEAVFCGLRPAVVGLLASAALVLMNVENFGSPTDDTYTFVISIIIFLVAFIGTKKYHANPILMIIACGIAGLILY, from the coding sequence ATGATTTACCTGCAACTCTTTTATACATTCTTCAAAATCGGATTATTTGGCTTCGGAGGCGGATATGCCATGCTCTCGATGATTCAGGGAGAAGTGGTGACACGCTATGATTGGGTAAGTACTCAAGAGTTCACCGATATTGTAGCTATCAGCCAGTCCACTCCCGGTCCCATCGGTATCAACGCCGCTACCTATGTTGGCTTTACGGCTACAGGCAGTATCTGGGGATCTGTCATCGCCACCTTTGCGGTAGTGTTGCCGTCATTTATCCTGATGTTGACCATCAGTAAGTTCTTCCTGAAATATCAGAAACATCCTGCCGTAGAGGCTGTGTTCTGCGGACTCCGCCCTGCAGTGGTAGGATTATTGGCATCGGCTGCTCTGGTCTTGATGAATGTGGAAAACTTCGGTTCGCCCACAGACGATACTTATACTTTTGTCATCAGCATCATTATTTTCCTAGTAGCCTTTATAGGAACAAAAAAATATCACGCTAACCCGATTCTGATGATTATCGCCTGCGGAATAGCCGGACTAATCTTATACTAG
- a CDS encoding glycoside hydrolase family 10 protein, whose product MNLRKLILLLALFLATGVGAQIQQQSPYPKREFRGAWIQAVNGQFRGIPTEKLKQTLIDQLNSLQGAGINAIIFQVRPEADALYASQLEPWSRFLTGVQGQAPSPYWDPMQFMIDECHKRGMEFHAWINPYRVKTSLKSELSANHLYNIHPEWFVTYNNQLFFDPALPESRRHICMVVADIVSRYDVDAIHMDDYFYPYPAKGMDFPDDASFARYGGGFTNRADWRRSNVNILIQKIHETIRGLKPWVKFGISPFGIYRNEKNDPLGSKTNGLQNYDDLYADVLLWARNGWVDYNIPQIYWQIGHPAADYETLVKWWAKNTENRPLFIGQSVMNTIQNADPKNPSMNQLPRKMALERAYQTIGGSCQWPASAVVENAGKYRDALVQEYHKYPALVPVFDFMDDKAPGKVRKVKKVWTEDGYMLFWTPPKAKDEMDRAVQYVVYRFGDKEKVNIDDASHIVAVTRNNFYKLPYKDGKNKYRYVVTALDRLHNESKSVSKKVKL is encoded by the coding sequence ATGAACCTGAGAAAACTGATTCTTCTTTTAGCTCTCTTTCTTGCAACAGGAGTGGGGGCACAAATACAACAACAAAGCCCTTATCCGAAAAGAGAATTTCGCGGAGCGTGGATACAGGCTGTTAATGGGCAGTTCCGTGGTATTCCTACTGAGAAGTTAAAACAAACACTTATCGATCAGCTCAACTCTTTGCAGGGGGCAGGCATCAATGCGATCATATTCCAGGTGCGTCCGGAGGCAGATGCTTTATATGCTTCACAATTGGAACCGTGGAGCCGTTTCCTAACCGGAGTGCAGGGGCAGGCGCCTTCGCCCTACTGGGATCCGATGCAGTTCATGATCGACGAGTGCCATAAACGGGGAATGGAGTTCCATGCGTGGATCAATCCTTATCGGGTGAAGACATCACTGAAGAGTGAGCTGTCGGCCAATCACCTGTATAATATCCATCCGGAATGGTTTGTCACTTACAATAATCAACTCTTTTTTGATCCGGCATTGCCCGAAAGTCGTCGTCATATTTGCATGGTGGTGGCGGACATTGTTTCGCGTTACGATGTAGACGCTATTCATATGGATGATTATTTCTATCCTTATCCGGCAAAAGGCATGGACTTTCCGGATGACGCAAGCTTTGCCCGTTACGGCGGAGGGTTCACCAATCGTGCCGACTGGCGCCGGAGCAATGTTAATATATTGATTCAGAAGATACACGAGACTATTCGTGGCTTGAAGCCTTGGGTGAAGTTCGGTATTAGTCCGTTTGGTATCTACCGTAACGAAAAGAACGATCCGCTCGGAAGCAAGACCAACGGCCTGCAGAACTATGACGATCTGTATGCAGATGTATTGCTTTGGGCGCGCAATGGTTGGGTCGATTATAATATTCCGCAGATATACTGGCAGATAGGGCATCCTGCCGCCGATTATGAAACCCTGGTGAAATGGTGGGCAAAGAATACGGAGAACCGTCCTTTGTTCATTGGCCAGTCTGTGATGAATACGATTCAAAATGCCGATCCGAAGAATCCTTCCATGAATCAGCTGCCTCGCAAGATGGCTTTGGAAAGAGCTTATCAGACGATCGGTGGCAGTTGTCAGTGGCCGGCGAGCGCTGTGGTAGAGAATGCCGGAAAATATCGGGATGCACTTGTGCAGGAGTATCATAAGTATCCTGCTTTGGTTCCCGTTTTCGACTTTATGGATGATAAAGCACCGGGTAAAGTCCGTAAAGTGAAAAAAGTATGGACGGAAGATGGTTACATGTTGTTCTGGACTCCTCCGAAAGCTAAAGATGAGATGGATCGTGCTGTGCAATACGTTGTTTATCGTTTTGGTGATAAAGAAAAAGTGAACATTGACGATGCTTCGCATATTGTTGCCGTTACCCGTAACAATTTCTATAAGCTCCCTTACAAGGATGGGAAAAACAAATACCGTTATGTTGTGACAGCACTTGACCGTCTGCACAATGAATCGAAATCGGTAAGTAAGAAAGTGAAACTGTAA
- a CDS encoding chromate transporter, whose amino-acid sequence MNIYLEAFGIFFKIGAFTIGGGYAMVPLIENEIVTKRNWISKDDFIDLLAIAQSAPGILAVNISIFIGYKLRGIRGSLVTALGTVLPSFVIILAIAMFFHNFKDNPIVERIFKGIRPAVVALIAAPTFSMAKSAKVNRYTLWIPVISALLIWLLGFSPIWIIIAAGVGGFCWGKWKQSHP is encoded by the coding sequence ATGAATATTTATCTTGAAGCATTCGGCATCTTTTTCAAGATTGGTGCCTTCACTATCGGAGGCGGCTATGCTATGGTGCCTCTGATCGAAAACGAAATCGTAACCAAACGGAACTGGATTTCCAAGGATGACTTTATCGATCTGCTTGCCATAGCCCAATCCGCCCCGGGCATTCTTGCCGTAAACATTTCGATCTTTATAGGATACAAGCTACGCGGCATACGGGGAAGCCTTGTCACCGCTCTTGGGACGGTACTTCCGTCATTCGTCATCATATTGGCCATTGCCATGTTTTTTCATAACTTCAAAGACAACCCCATTGTAGAACGAATCTTCAAAGGGATACGTCCTGCTGTAGTCGCACTGATTGCAGCACCCACTTTCAGCATGGCAAAGTCTGCCAAAGTCAATCGATATACCCTCTGGATTCCGGTTATCTCCGCCCTGCTCATTTGGTTATTGGGCTTCTCTCCCATCTGGATTATTATCGCGGCAGGTGTAGGTGGCTTCTGCTGGGGAAAATGGAAACAGTCACATCCCTAA
- the uvrA gene encoding excinuclease ABC subunit UvrA: protein MTDSKYISIKGARVNNLKNIDVNIPRNKLVVITGLSGSGKSSLAFDTLYAEGQRRYVESLSSYARQFLGRMSKPECDFIKGIPPAIAIEQKVNSRNPRSTVGTSTEIYEYLRLLYARVGKTYSPVSGEEVKKHSIEDIVNCMLSYPEGTRYTVLTQIYLHDGRTLEQQLEIDRKQGFNRLEVNGEMVRIDEYAAGKEDVVYLLVDRMTAAKSKDAISRLTDSAETAMYEGDGMCMLRFYQPDGTTRLHTFSTKFEADGMTFEEPNDQMFSFNSPIGACPVCEGFGKVIGIDEHLVVPNRSLSVYDGAIVCWRGEKMGEWREELIHNAEKFNFPIFTPYYELTDEQRRVLWEGNQYFHGINDFFKMLEENQYKIQYRVMLARYRGKTLCPKCHGTRLKPEAGYVRVGGKNISELVDLPITELQKFFDSLTLNEHDQAVARRILTEINSRIRFLIDVGLGYLTLNRLSNSLSGGESQRINLATSLGSSLVGSLYILDEPSIGLHSRDTDRLVHVLRQLQQLGNTVVVVEHDEEIIRAADYIIDIGPNAGRLGGQVVYEGDMKDLKKGSNSYTVKYLLGEETIPVPEHRRPWNNYIEIKGARENNLKGVDARFPLNVMTVVTGVSGSGKSTLVRDIFYRALKRELDECSERPGEFVSIEGDLRNLRNVEFVDQNPIGKSSRSNPVTYIKAYDEIRKLWADQPLAKQMGYTAGHFSFNNEGGRCEECKGDGTITVEMQFMADLVLECESCHGKRFKADTLEVKFQDKNIYDILEMTVNQAIEFFTEHGQKKVVKKLIPLQDVGLGYIKLGQSSSTLSGGENQRVKLAYYLSQEKADPTLFIFDEPTTGLHFHDIRKLLDAFDALIRRGHSIVIIEHNMDVIKCADYVIDLGPEGGDKGGNIVATGTPEEVAACAASYTGQFLQEKLNHL from the coding sequence ATGACTGATAGTAAATACATCTCTATAAAAGGGGCCAGAGTCAACAATCTGAAGAATATTGACGTAAACATTCCCCGCAACAAACTGGTGGTGATCACCGGTCTTTCCGGTTCCGGAAAATCATCGCTCGCTTTCGACACCCTCTATGCCGAGGGACAGCGTCGCTACGTGGAAAGTCTCAGTAGCTATGCCCGCCAGTTTCTGGGCCGAATGAGCAAACCCGAATGTGACTTTATCAAAGGCATTCCGCCCGCCATTGCCATCGAACAGAAAGTGAACAGCCGTAACCCGCGTTCCACCGTAGGTACCTCGACCGAAATTTACGAATACCTGCGCCTGCTTTATGCACGTGTGGGCAAAACCTACAGTCCCGTCAGCGGAGAGGAAGTGAAGAAGCACTCCATCGAAGACATTGTAAACTGCATGCTCTCTTATCCGGAAGGGACCCGCTATACCGTGCTGACACAGATTTACCTGCATGACGGACGCACGCTCGAACAACAGTTGGAGATCGACCGGAAGCAAGGTTTCAACCGTCTTGAAGTAAACGGCGAGATGGTGCGTATCGACGAATATGCTGCCGGCAAAGAGGACGTGGTATACCTGCTCGTCGACCGAATGACGGCAGCAAAATCCAAGGATGCCATCAGTCGCCTGACCGACTCTGCCGAAACAGCCATGTACGAAGGCGACGGCATGTGTATGCTTCGCTTTTATCAGCCGGACGGAACGACCCGGTTGCATACTTTCAGTACCAAATTCGAAGCCGACGGTATGACGTTCGAAGAACCGAACGACCAGATGTTCTCGTTCAACTCCCCGATCGGTGCCTGTCCCGTATGTGAAGGATTCGGAAAAGTGATCGGTATCGACGAGCACTTGGTGGTGCCTAACCGTTCTTTGTCCGTCTACGACGGAGCCATTGTCTGTTGGCGGGGCGAAAAGATGGGAGAATGGCGCGAAGAGCTGATCCACAATGCCGAAAAATTCAACTTCCCGATCTTTACTCCTTACTACGAGCTAACCGACGAACAGCGCCGGGTGTTGTGGGAAGGAAACCAATACTTCCATGGCATCAACGACTTCTTCAAGATGCTCGAGGAGAATCAGTATAAGATTCAATACCGTGTGATGCTGGCACGCTATCGCGGAAAGACGCTTTGCCCGAAATGCCACGGCACCCGTCTGAAACCCGAAGCGGGATACGTCCGCGTGGGTGGAAAGAACATTTCCGAACTGGTAGACCTGCCTATCACCGAATTGCAAAAATTCTTCGACTCGCTCACGCTGAACGAACACGACCAGGCCGTAGCCCGTCGTATCCTGACGGAAATCAACAGCCGCATCCGGTTCCTGATTGATGTGGGTCTGGGCTATCTCACACTGAACCGCCTCAGCAATTCGTTGTCGGGCGGAGAAAGCCAGCGCATCAACCTGGCCACTTCGTTGGGAAGCAGCTTGGTGGGCAGCCTTTACATCCTCGACGAACCGAGTATCGGACTCCACAGTCGGGATACCGACCGATTGGTTCATGTGCTCCGCCAACTCCAGCAGTTGGGCAACACGGTCGTGGTGGTAGAGCACGACGAAGAAATCATCCGTGCCGCAGACTACATCATCGACATCGGTCCGAATGCCGGACGACTGGGCGGACAGGTAGTATACGAGGGTGACATGAAAGATTTAAAGAAAGGCAGCAACAGTTATACGGTGAAATACCTGCTGGGCGAAGAGACCATTCCCGTGCCGGAACACCGTCGTCCATGGAACAACTATATCGAAATAAAAGGTGCCCGTGAAAACAACTTGAAAGGTGTGGACGCCCGCTTCCCACTTAATGTGATGACGGTAGTGACGGGTGTTAGCGGTTCGGGAAAGAGCACACTGGTACGCGACATTTTTTACCGCGCGCTGAAACGCGAACTGGACGAATGCAGCGAGCGTCCTGGAGAATTTGTGTCCATCGAAGGCGACCTGCGCAATCTGCGCAATGTGGAGTTTGTCGATCAAAATCCCATCGGCAAGTCTTCCCGCTCCAATCCGGTGACCTACATCAAAGCATACGACGAAATCCGCAAGCTCTGGGCTGACCAGCCGCTCGCCAAACAAATGGGATATACCGCAGGACATTTCAGCTTCAACAACGAGGGTGGGCGTTGCGAAGAGTGTAAAGGTGACGGAACCATCACAGTGGAAATGCAATTCATGGCCGACCTGGTGCTGGAGTGTGAATCATGTCACGGAAAACGTTTCAAGGCCGATACACTCGAAGTGAAATTCCAGGATAAAAATATCTATGACATACTGGAAATGACAGTCAACCAAGCTATTGAATTCTTTACGGAACACGGACAGAAGAAGGTTGTGAAGAAACTGATCCCCTTGCAGGATGTCGGTTTGGGATATATCAAACTGGGGCAATCTTCATCTACCCTGTCAGGAGGAGAGAACCAACGCGTGAAACTGGCTTACTATCTGAGTCAGGAGAAAGCAGACCCGACGCTGTTTATCTTCGACGAACCTACTACGGGATTGCACTTTCACGATATACGCAAGTTGCTCGATGCATTCGATGCACTGATCCGACGCGGACACTCCATCGTAATCATCGAGCACAACATGGATGTCATAAAATGTGCCGATTACGTGATAGACCTCGGACCGGAAGGCGGAGATAAGGGCGGCAATATTGTGGCAACCGGAACGCCGGAAGAGGTGGCTGCCTGTGCGGCAAGTTATACGGGACAATTCCTGCAGGAGAAACTGAACCACTTGTAA
- a CDS encoding carbon starvation CstA family protein: protein MITFTICLLALIAGYFIYGRLVERVFGPDDRKTPALTHADGVDYIPLPTWKIFMIQFLNIAGLGPIFGAIMGAKFGTASYLWIVLGSIFAGATHDYFAGMLSLRNGGESLPEIVGRFLGMTTKQVMRGFTVVLMILVGAVFVAGPAGLLAKLTPDSLDTTFWIIVVFIYYILATLLPVDKIIGKIYPLFAAALLFMAVGILVMLYVHHPVIPELWDGLQNTNPEAAVLPIFPIMFVSIACGAISGFHATQSPLMARCMTSERHGRPVFYGAMITEGIVALIWAAAATYFYREHGMEENNASVIVDAITKDWLGAVGGVLAILGVIAAPITSGDTAFRSARLIVADFLKLEQKSMRRRLYICVPMFIVAIGLLLYSLRDKDGFDMIWRYFAWANQTLSVFTLWAITVYLARARKWYGLTLVPALFMTAVCSTYICIAPEGLGLSHWVSYVTGGLCTLIGAVWFIVWKKGIGYSYKK from the coding sequence ATGATTACATTCACGATTTGCCTGCTGGCTCTGATTGCAGGTTACTTTATTTACGGACGGTTGGTGGAGCGTGTCTTTGGCCCCGACGACCGAAAGACCCCGGCACTGACACATGCCGACGGAGTGGATTATATTCCCCTTCCTACCTGGAAAATCTTCATGATTCAATTTTTAAACATAGCCGGTCTCGGCCCCATCTTCGGAGCTATTATGGGAGCGAAGTTCGGTACTGCTTCCTATCTGTGGATTGTGTTGGGAAGTATCTTTGCCGGTGCCACACACGATTATTTCGCCGGAATGCTCTCTCTGCGTAACGGTGGTGAGAGCTTGCCTGAAATTGTCGGCCGTTTTCTGGGGATGACTACCAAGCAGGTGATGCGGGGTTTTACCGTTGTCCTGATGATTCTGGTAGGTGCGGTCTTTGTGGCAGGACCGGCAGGACTGCTGGCGAAGTTGACTCCCGACAGTCTCGACACTACTTTCTGGATCATTGTGGTGTTCATCTATTATATTCTTGCCACTCTGCTTCCGGTCGATAAAATCATCGGAAAGATATATCCCTTGTTCGCTGCAGCTTTGTTGTTTATGGCAGTGGGTATCCTGGTGATGCTTTATGTTCATCATCCGGTCATCCCGGAGTTGTGGGACGGATTACAGAATACTAATCCGGAAGCAGCCGTGTTACCTATTTTCCCGATTATGTTTGTCAGTATCGCCTGTGGAGCCATCTCCGGATTTCATGCTACGCAAAGTCCCCTGATGGCACGTTGCATGACTTCTGAGCGTCATGGACGTCCTGTCTTTTACGGTGCCATGATTACCGAGGGCATTGTGGCGCTGATCTGGGCTGCCGCCGCGACTTATTTTTATCGTGAACACGGTATGGAAGAGAACAATGCCTCTGTCATTGTAGACGCTATAACGAAAGATTGGCTCGGTGCGGTAGGTGGGGTGCTTGCCATTCTGGGAGTGATTGCGGCGCCTATTACATCGGGCGACACCGCGTTTCGTTCGGCACGTCTGATCGTAGCCGATTTTCTGAAACTGGAACAAAAAAGCATGCGTCGCCGTTTGTATATTTGTGTGCCGATGTTCATTGTCGCCATCGGGCTGTTGCTTTACAGTTTGCGTGATAAAGACGGGTTCGACATGATCTGGCGCTATTTTGCCTGGGCCAACCAGACCTTATCGGTCTTTACTCTCTGGGCCATCACAGTCTACTTGGCGCGTGCCCGCAAGTGGTATGGTTTGACATTGGTTCCCGCTCTGTTTATGACAGCTGTCTGTTCCACTTATATCTGCATCGCCCCCGAAGGATTAGGATTGTCACATTGGGTTTCGTATGTGACAGGAGGGCTTTGTACACTGATTGGAGCCGTTTGGTTTATTGTTTGGAAAAAAGGGATTGGATACTCGTATAAAAAATAA
- a CDS encoding glycoside hydrolase family 10 protein: protein MNTIYKSHNESFSVKKRAGRGTSLLFLFLLSLLPLHAQTSPKHEVRAAWITAVYGLDWPRTKATTPAGIRRQKEELIDILDRLKEANFNTVLFQTRTRGDVLYRSDIEPFNSILTGKTGGDPGYDPLAFAIEECHKRGMECHAWMVTIPLGGKKHVASLGKQSVTRRERDICVPYKNEYFLNPGHPATKEYLMKLVREVVSRYDVDGVHFDYLRYPENAPRFPDSYDFRRYGKGRTLAQWRRDNLTDIVRYIYNGVKAMKPWVKVSTCPVGKYRDTSRYSSKGWNAFFTVYQDPQGWLGEGIQDQIYPMMYFRGNGFYPFALDWQEQSNGRHIVPGLGIYFLHPDEGNWTTEEVERQMHFIRSNRLAGEAHYRVKYLMDNTQGVYDLLLDHFYQYPALQPPMPWIDNVSPTAPSALKAVSAGDGYTRLNWKAATDNDKQNAPMYVVYASDTYPVDITNPENILVQNLRDTHYIYAPILPWTARKYFAVTAVDRCGNESKAAQQEEK, encoded by the coding sequence ATGAATACCATCTATAAAAGCCATAACGAATCTTTCTCAGTGAAAAAGAGAGCCGGAAGAGGAACATCCCTCCTCTTTCTTTTTCTCCTCTCCTTACTTCCGCTCCATGCGCAGACCTCCCCGAAACACGAGGTACGGGCTGCCTGGATAACTGCGGTCTACGGACTGGACTGGCCACGCACCAAAGCAACCACTCCTGCAGGTATCCGGCGACAGAAAGAAGAACTGATCGATATCCTCGACCGCTTGAAAGAGGCCAACTTCAATACGGTACTTTTCCAGACTCGTACCCGTGGTGATGTGCTTTATCGTTCGGACATCGAACCCTTCAACTCCATACTGACAGGAAAAACCGGAGGCGATCCCGGATACGATCCGTTGGCCTTCGCCATTGAAGAGTGCCACAAACGAGGCATGGAATGCCATGCCTGGATGGTGACCATCCCCTTGGGAGGCAAAAAACATGTGGCCTCACTTGGCAAGCAATCGGTGACCAGGCGTGAGCGTGACATCTGCGTGCCTTACAAAAATGAATATTTCCTCAACCCCGGACATCCTGCTACCAAGGAATATTTAATGAAACTGGTACGTGAGGTAGTCAGCCGTTACGATGTGGACGGAGTGCACTTCGACTATCTCCGCTATCCGGAAAACGCCCCGCGCTTTCCGGACAGTTACGACTTCCGCCGCTACGGCAAAGGACGCACGCTGGCACAATGGCGCCGGGACAACCTGACCGACATTGTACGCTACATCTACAACGGTGTAAAAGCCATGAAGCCTTGGGTGAAGGTGAGCACCTGCCCGGTAGGAAAATACCGTGACACCTCACGCTACTCCTCTAAAGGCTGGAATGCCTTCTTCACTGTCTATCAGGATCCGCAAGGCTGGCTGGGCGAAGGCATCCAGGACCAGATCTACCCGATGATGTATTTCCGGGGCAACGGTTTTTATCCGTTTGCCCTCGACTGGCAGGAACAAAGCAACGGACGCCACATCGTCCCCGGACTCGGTATCTACTTCCTCCACCCCGACGAAGGTAACTGGACCACCGAAGAGGTGGAACGCCAAATGCACTTCATCCGCTCCAATCGGCTGGCAGGCGAAGCGCACTACCGGGTAAAGTATCTGATGGACAACACCCAAGGGGTATACGACCTCCTGCTGGATCATTTCTATCAATATCCGGCACTACAACCGCCGATGCCGTGGATTGACAACGTCTCCCCCACCGCCCCTTCAGCATTGAAGGCTGTCTCCGCCGGCGACGGATATACCCGTCTCAACTGGAAAGCCGCTACGGACAATGACAAGCAGAATGCTCCCATGTACGTGGTCTACGCATCGGACACGTATCCGGTAGATATCACGAATCCGGAAAATATCCTCGTGCAGAATCTGCGGGATACGCACTACATATATGCTCCCATCCTCCCATGGACAGCCAGGAAGTATTTTGCCGTCACGGCTGTGGACCGCTGTGGAAATGAAAGTAAGGCAGCTCAACAAGAAGAAAAATAA